The Bacillus sp. SM2101 genome has a window encoding:
- a CDS encoding S41 family peptidase has translation MSRKTAVILIVISMLLGAGGTYAGVKYIDDDQPVIQSDQLTSVEDKAVQQEVTNDEEDFTKVEEVFELIKNRYVEQIDDSELIEGAIEGMIETLEDPFSSYMDKETADQFNQSLSSSFEGIGAEVSMEDGILTIVTPFKNSPAEKAGLKSKDKVITVDGESIEGLDLFEAVLKIRGEKGTTVVLEVIREGVSDTITFDVVRDEIPIETVYSSVKEYAGKSLGYIQITSFSEDTDEDFEQQLDKLEKQNIDGLVVDVRGNGGGYLDSVEKMLKQLVTKDKPYVQIEDRNGEKLRSSSSLKEQKPYPIVALINEGSASASEIFAVALKEAGGYDIIGETSFGKGTVQQAIPMDDGSSVKLTQFKWLTPDGNWIHEKGVEPTIEVKQPAYFYTNPIQFEEDLTYDMNSEHIKNIQIMLKGLGFDPGREDGYFGKETETAVSKFQQANNLEATGVINQETATQIEDRIIEEIGKEENDAQLKAALEQLTK, from the coding sequence GTGAGTCGAAAAACAGCAGTAATTTTGATTGTTATATCGATGCTACTAGGAGCTGGAGGTACTTACGCTGGAGTAAAGTATATTGATGATGATCAACCAGTCATTCAGTCGGACCAGTTGACTAGTGTAGAAGACAAAGCTGTTCAGCAAGAGGTCACCAATGATGAAGAGGATTTTACAAAAGTTGAAGAAGTGTTTGAATTAATTAAAAATCGTTATGTAGAACAAATTGATGACTCAGAGTTGATTGAAGGAGCCATCGAAGGCATGATTGAAACGTTAGAAGATCCGTTTTCATCATATATGGATAAGGAGACAGCTGACCAATTTAATCAGTCACTTTCATCGTCATTTGAAGGAATTGGTGCAGAGGTAAGTATGGAAGATGGCATTCTTACAATTGTAACACCCTTTAAAAATTCTCCTGCCGAAAAAGCAGGGCTAAAGTCTAAAGATAAAGTTATTACAGTAGACGGTGAAAGTATAGAAGGCTTGGATCTTTTTGAAGCAGTGTTAAAAATTCGTGGAGAAAAAGGTACGACCGTCGTTTTAGAAGTGATTCGAGAAGGTGTTTCTGACACAATAACTTTTGACGTTGTGAGAGATGAAATACCTATTGAAACAGTCTATTCATCTGTGAAAGAATACGCTGGGAAAAGCTTAGGATATATTCAAATTACTTCTTTTTCTGAAGACACGGATGAAGATTTTGAGCAACAGCTAGACAAGCTTGAAAAACAAAATATAGATGGTCTTGTTGTTGATGTTCGTGGTAATGGTGGAGGTTATTTAGATAGTGTCGAGAAAATGTTAAAACAATTAGTTACTAAAGATAAGCCATATGTACAAATTGAAGACCGCAATGGTGAGAAGCTACGTAGTTCTTCATCATTAAAGGAACAGAAGCCATATCCAATCGTAGCTCTAATTAATGAAGGTAGTGCCTCTGCATCAGAAATCTTTGCTGTGGCGTTAAAAGAAGCAGGTGGTTACGATATTATAGGTGAAACATCATTCGGAAAAGGAACAGTTCAACAGGCGATTCCGATGGATGATGGTAGCAGTGTAAAGCTTACACAATTTAAATGGTTAACACCAGATGGAAACTGGATTCATGAAAAAGGTGTGGAGCCAACTATTGAAGTGAAGCAACCAGCTTATTTTTACACAAATCCAATCCAGTTTGAAGAAGATTTAACCTATGATATGAATTCTGAACACATTAAAAATATTCAAATCATGTTAAAAGGACTCGGCTTCGACCCAGGCCGTGAAGACGGCTATTTCGGGAAAGAAACTGAAACAGCTGTATCGAAGTTTCAGCAAGCGAATAACCTTGAAGCCACAGGAGTTATAAATCAAGAAACAGCAACACAAATAGAAGATAGAATTATTGAGGAAATCGGTAAAGAAGAAAATGACGCTCAATTAAAGGCAGCATTGGAACAACTGACAAAATAA
- a CDS encoding methyl-accepting chemotaxis protein — translation MSQAISNNKLLQAKNVMELQKKEMTEFLNNADNIVESSNNLTYLSNDINNQVNEASQYAEDGTQTVVRTVEEMNSIQQASTELLIKVETLTGLSHHLTEMIKSLQNISSQTNLLALNASIEAARAGDAGRGFDVVAKEIRKLSEESAKATKQAQTSISSILSEIQDISDLSKDGQHKIGTGIQSVQTSKELFDSIHSAISVVANQKEELRNVTEEINQMSQKANTISQSISENRKVIAIGLDSAISVHS, via the coding sequence TTGTCTCAAGCGATAAGTAATAATAAGCTTTTACAAGCAAAGAATGTTATGGAACTACAAAAAAAAGAAATGACTGAATTTTTAAATAATGCTGATAACATTGTCGAATCATCCAATAACCTAACGTACCTTTCAAACGATATTAATAATCAAGTGAATGAGGCATCTCAGTATGCTGAAGATGGCACTCAAACAGTAGTCCGTACTGTAGAAGAGATGAACAGTATTCAACAAGCCTCTACGGAGTTATTAATAAAGGTTGAAACATTAACTGGATTATCTCATCATTTAACTGAAATGATTAAATCGTTACAAAATATTTCTTCGCAGACGAATCTATTAGCTTTAAATGCCTCCATAGAAGCAGCCCGTGCCGGTGATGCAGGGAGAGGGTTTGATGTTGTCGCAAAAGAAATTCGTAAGCTATCTGAAGAGAGCGCCAAAGCAACAAAACAGGCGCAAACTTCAATTTCATCCATCTTATCTGAGATTCAAGATATTAGCGATCTTTCAAAGGATGGACAACATAAAATAGGAACAGGGATTCAAAGTGTTCAAACGTCAAAAGAGCTATTCGATTCAATCCACTCAGCGATCTCAGTTGTAGCTAACCAAAAAGAAGAGCTAAGGAATGTAACTGAAGAGATCAATCAAATGAGTCAAAAGGCTAACACGATAAGTCAAAGTATATCTGAAAATAGAAAAGTTATTGCAATAGGTTTAGATTCAGCTATAAGCGTACATAGTTAA
- a CDS encoding M23 family metallopeptidase: protein MKPFKSKLLLLGVSVTVGLSGLLVTSDNNAAFAVTTEEIEDKKSEIKNIQSKKSQVTGEITDAEKEVEELQREQAVLLDEIRRLDIAVAETNEQIIAKQAEIEQKKEEIEVLKGKIADLKERIEARDELIKNRARSLQEGGGAVSYLEVLLGAKDFGDFIGRMSAVAKIVKADKEILRAHEADKQLKEEEEANLTQQKEELEVKLGELETLQAELERQSQEKEVFMEQLKDKEEELEREILSKEEEQAILAKQEQAAKNLLKALEEEKKREEQARQNGGSAGSGTFIKPAAGSYTSGYGARWGTTHFGVDIAKRGTVPIVASATGVVFRSYYSTSYGNVVFLLHDIDGQTYTTVYAHMSSRAVSEGQVVTQGQQIGLMGNTGFSFGQHLHFEIHKGYWNASKSNAVNPRDYIN, encoded by the coding sequence TTGAAGCCTTTCAAATCAAAGCTATTACTACTTGGAGTTTCAGTTACAGTTGGGCTTAGTGGACTATTAGTTACTTCGGATAACAATGCTGCTTTCGCAGTAACAACAGAAGAAATTGAAGATAAGAAAAGCGAAATTAAAAATATCCAAAGTAAGAAAAGTCAAGTTACTGGTGAAATTACTGATGCAGAAAAGGAAGTTGAAGAATTACAACGGGAACAAGCTGTGTTACTTGATGAAATTAGACGTTTAGATATTGCCGTAGCAGAAACAAATGAACAAATTATTGCAAAGCAAGCTGAAATTGAACAGAAAAAGGAAGAAATTGAAGTATTAAAAGGTAAAATAGCTGATTTGAAAGAACGAATTGAAGCAAGAGATGAGCTTATAAAAAATCGTGCTCGTTCCTTACAAGAAGGAGGAGGAGCAGTTAGCTACTTAGAAGTTTTGCTTGGTGCAAAAGACTTTGGTGATTTCATAGGACGAATGAGTGCTGTAGCTAAAATTGTTAAAGCTGATAAAGAGATTTTACGTGCTCATGAAGCGGACAAGCAGTTGAAGGAAGAAGAGGAAGCCAATCTTACACAACAGAAGGAAGAATTAGAAGTAAAACTAGGTGAACTAGAAACATTACAGGCTGAGCTAGAGCGACAATCACAAGAAAAAGAAGTGTTTATGGAACAGCTAAAGGATAAAGAGGAAGAGCTAGAAAGAGAGATTCTTTCAAAAGAGGAAGAACAAGCGATTCTTGCAAAGCAAGAGCAGGCAGCAAAAAACCTGCTAAAAGCATTGGAGGAAGAGAAAAAGCGTGAAGAGCAAGCGAGGCAGAATGGTGGCTCTGCAGGATCAGGGACATTTATTAAACCAGCCGCAGGATCATATACATCTGGCTATGGGGCACGCTGGGGTACAACTCACTTTGGAGTAGATATTGCAAAACGCGGAACAGTACCTATTGTAGCATCAGCTACAGGTGTTGTATTCAGATCCTATTATTCTACTAGCTATGGTAATGTTGTATTTCTATTGCATGATATTGATGGACAAACCTATACGACTGTTTACGCACATATGAGTAGTCGAGCAGTTTCAGAAGGACAAGTTGTAACCCAAGGACAGCAAATTGGTTTGATGGGTAATACTGGGTTTTCCTTTGGTCAGCATCTTCATTTTGAAATACATAAAGGCTATTGGAATGCATCAAAATCAAATGCCGTAAACCCTAGAGACTATATTAACTAA
- the ftsX gene encoding permease-like cell division protein FtsX, translating to MKFSTLKRHTRESVKNLGRNGWMTFASISAVTVTLLLVGVFLVIMMNMYHFTQLIEEDVEIRVFIDTVATGDEVKELEKKIDKIAEVKSITFVSKDEELDSLVESLGPVLDMLKGDNNPLSDVYVVKTNQPIEVNEVAKKIEDFSAVAQVDYGEEVVNNLFKIFNVSRNIGLGLVIGLLFTAMFLISNTIKITIVARRSEIEIMKLVGATNSFIRWPFFLEGLWLGILGAILPISIILTAYYYLQENAQPMLSADFLQMLPFYPFALQIALILILIGACIGVWGSLMSVRKFLKV from the coding sequence ATGAAATTTAGTACTCTCAAAAGGCATACACGGGAAAGTGTTAAAAACCTAGGAAGAAACGGGTGGATGACCTTTGCTTCTATCAGTGCAGTGACTGTTACTTTGCTGTTAGTAGGTGTTTTCCTTGTCATTATGATGAATATGTATCACTTTACTCAATTGATAGAAGAAGATGTAGAAATACGTGTGTTCATTGATACTGTAGCTACGGGTGATGAGGTCAAGGAGTTAGAAAAGAAGATTGATAAAATAGCTGAAGTTAAATCTATTACCTTCGTATCAAAGGATGAAGAGCTTGATAGCTTAGTAGAAAGTCTCGGACCAGTTCTTGATATGCTCAAGGGTGATAATAATCCTTTATCTGATGTATACGTTGTGAAAACGAATCAACCGATTGAAGTAAACGAAGTAGCGAAAAAAATTGAAGATTTCTCAGCAGTCGCACAGGTTGATTATGGTGAAGAAGTTGTGAACAACCTATTTAAAATCTTTAATGTATCACGAAATATAGGGTTAGGTTTAGTCATAGGACTATTATTTACCGCAATGTTCCTGATCTCAAATACGATAAAAATTACGATTGTAGCACGCAGAAGTGAGATAGAGATTATGAAATTAGTTGGCGCAACTAATTCATTTATTCGCTGGCCGTTTTTCTTAGAAGGGCTATGGCTTGGAATATTAGGGGCAATTTTACCAATATCTATCATTCTAACAGCCTATTATTATTTACAAGAAAATGCACAGCCGATGCTATCTGCTGACTTTCTACAAATGCTCCCATTTTACCCATTTGCACTGCAAATCGCTTTAATACTCATTTTGATTGGTGCATGTATCGGTGTTTGGGGTAGTTTAATGTCCGTTCGAAAATTCTTAAAAGTATAG
- the ftsE gene encoding cell division ATP-binding protein FtsE, which produces MIEMQDVYKTYPNGVLAINGISVKINEGEFVYVVGPSGAGKSTFIKMMYREERPSNGSIMINGINLSSLKEKKVPLLRRHIGVVFQDFKLLPKLTVYENVAFALEVIEENPKYIKRRVMGVLDLVRLKHKARFKPDELSGGEQQRVSIARSIVNSPKIMIADEPTGNLDPDTAWEIMDIFEEINNRGTTILMATHNSEIVNKIKKRVIAIENGKIARDEMRGDYGYEI; this is translated from the coding sequence ATGATAGAAATGCAGGATGTGTATAAAACTTATCCAAACGGGGTCCTTGCGATTAACGGGATTAGTGTGAAAATTAATGAAGGTGAATTTGTATATGTCGTTGGACCTAGTGGTGCTGGGAAATCAACGTTTATTAAAATGATGTACCGTGAAGAAAGGCCTTCAAATGGTTCAATTATGATAAATGGAATCAATTTATCAAGTCTTAAAGAAAAAAAGGTTCCTTTGTTACGAAGGCATATAGGAGTTGTCTTTCAAGATTTTAAACTTCTTCCTAAGCTTACTGTATATGAAAATGTAGCATTTGCTTTAGAAGTCATTGAAGAGAATCCAAAATACATAAAACGAAGAGTGATGGGAGTATTAGATTTAGTTCGCCTGAAGCATAAGGCCCGTTTTAAGCCAGATGAATTATCTGGTGGAGAGCAGCAGCGTGTATCTATTGCCCGTTCCATCGTTAACTCTCCAAAAATAATGATAGCAGATGAACCTACGGGGAACCTTGACCCAGATACAGCGTGGGAAATCATGGACATATTTGAGGAAATTAATAATAGGGGAACGACAATTTTGATGGCGACTCATAATAGTGAGATCGTAAACAAAATTAAAAAACGAGTTATTGCAATTGAAAATGGCAAAATTGCCCGTGATGAAATGAGAGGGGACTATGGTTATGAAATTTAG
- the cccB gene encoding cytochrome c551 encodes MKKKLLALLMGTSLVLAACGGGGDEATEPKEEAETTPTEETETETGDTGAVNVAAAEDVYKQSCAGCHGGNLEGGFGPQLEDIGSKLSQADIEDIIANGQGSMSGGIITGDDAVNVAAWLAEKK; translated from the coding sequence ATGAAAAAGAAATTACTTGCATTATTGATGGGTACATCTCTTGTTTTAGCTGCTTGTGGTGGTGGCGGAGATGAAGCTACAGAACCAAAAGAAGAGGCTGAAACTACACCAACTGAAGAAACAGAAACAGAAACAGGAGATACAGGTGCAGTGAATGTTGCTGCAGCAGAAGATGTTTATAAACAAAGCTGTGCTGGTTGTCACGGTGGAAATTTAGAAGGCGGATTTGGTCCACAGCTAGAGGATATTGGCAGTAAGCTTTCACAAGCAGACATTGAAGATATCATTGCGAATGGTCAAGGTTCTATGAGTGGTGGAATCATTACTGGCGATGATGCAGTAAATGTTGCAGCATGGTTAGCTGAGAAAAAATAA
- a CDS encoding YitT family protein, whose product MKKRSRKSQALDPKIIATLDICYILIGSAIVALAFNLFLLPNNVASGGVSGISTITKEMFGWKPAYVQWAFNVPLFIAGVILLGRKFGMKTLIGTVFLPFVVYLSENLEPATQNPLLGALFGGMGVGLGLGIVFRGQASTGGTDLAAQIFHKYTGIALGTCVAFIDGIIVITAAIVFDIESGLYAIIALFVTSKTINFIQVGLGYSKMAMIITNEQEEVRSKILHELDRGVTKLSAFGGYTDDEKPILMCVVNQTEFTKLKQLVKSIDTSAFVVAMDATEVLGEGFKRA is encoded by the coding sequence ATGAAGAAACGAAGCCGTAAGAGTCAAGCATTGGACCCGAAAATAATCGCAACACTAGACATATGTTATATACTGATTGGATCGGCTATTGTTGCTCTTGCTTTTAACTTGTTTTTACTACCGAACAATGTTGCCTCTGGTGGGGTAAGTGGTATTAGTACGATTACTAAAGAGATGTTCGGATGGAAGCCTGCTTATGTGCAATGGGCATTCAATGTACCATTATTTATCGCTGGCGTAATATTACTTGGTCGGAAATTTGGAATGAAAACATTAATTGGTACAGTGTTTTTGCCGTTTGTTGTTTATTTATCTGAAAACCTCGAGCCTGCTACTCAAAACCCGCTATTAGGGGCATTATTTGGAGGAATGGGTGTCGGACTAGGGCTAGGAATCGTTTTTCGTGGACAAGCATCAACAGGAGGAACAGATTTAGCTGCGCAAATTTTTCATAAGTATACAGGCATTGCCCTTGGAACATGCGTCGCATTTATTGACGGTATCATTGTTATAACAGCGGCTATTGTATTTGATATTGAAAGTGGTCTATATGCAATTATCGCATTATTTGTTACGAGTAAAACGATTAATTTCATACAAGTTGGGTTAGGCTATTCAAAAATGGCAATGATTATTACAAATGAGCAAGAGGAAGTCCGTAGTAAAATATTGCATGAACTTGATCGAGGAGTGACAAAGCTCTCAGCTTTTGGGGGCTATACGGATGACGAAAAGCCAATTCTTATGTGTGTTGTGAACCAAACAGAGTTCACTAAATTGAAACAATTGGTTAAAAGCATTGATACATCAGCATTTGTCGTTGCTATGGACGCCACCGAAGTCCTTGGTGAGGGTTTTAAAAGGGCCTAA
- the prfB gene encoding peptide chain release factor 2 (programmed frameshift): MDLVEIKQELDKMATRLADFRGSLDLDTKQARIDELEVLMAAPSFWDDQQAAQTVINEANGLKDLVNKFTALNETFENLEVTHELVKEEPDDDLQKELENECKALTKDLNTFELELLLSEPYDKNNAILELHPGAGGTESQDWGSMLLRMYTRWAERRGYKVETLDYLPGDEAGIKSVTLLIKGHNAYGYLKAEKGVHRLVRISPFDSSGRRHTSFVSCEVMPEFNEDIEIDIRTEDLKIDTYRASGAGGQHVNTTDSAVRITHTPTNVVVTCQSERSQIKNRDRAMKMLKAKLYQKKIEEQQEQLAEIRGEQKEIGWGSQIRSYVFHPYSLVKDHRTNTEVGNVQGVMDGELDSFIDSYLRSKLN; encoded by the exons ATGGATTTAGTTGAAATTAAGCAAGAGCTTGACAAGATGGCTACTCGTTTAGCTGATTTTAGGGGGTCTCTT GACCTCGATACGAAGCAAGCACGAATAGATGAGTTGGAAGTATTAATGGCAGCACCATCCTTTTGGGATGATCAACAAGCGGCTCAAACTGTCATAAATGAAGCAAATGGCTTAAAAGACTTAGTTAACAAGTTCACAGCGCTAAATGAGACATTTGAAAATCTTGAAGTGACTCATGAGCTAGTCAAAGAAGAGCCAGATGATGATTTACAAAAAGAGCTTGAAAATGAATGTAAAGCATTAACGAAGGACTTAAATACATTTGAATTAGAATTGTTATTAAGTGAACCTTATGACAAAAATAATGCAATTTTAGAGCTACATCCAGGTGCGGGTGGTACTGAATCACAAGATTGGGGTTCAATGCTATTGCGTATGTACACACGTTGGGCAGAGCGAAGAGGTTACAAAGTAGAAACCTTGGATTATTTACCAGGAGACGAAGCTGGTATTAAAAGTGTCACACTGTTAATTAAAGGGCATAATGCATACGGCTATTTAAAAGCGGAAAAAGGTGTTCATCGCCTCGTTCGAATCTCACCTTTTGATTCGTCAGGTCGTCGTCATACGTCTTTCGTATCATGTGAAGTGATGCCAGAGTTTAACGAAGACATTGAAATTGATATTCGTACTGAAGATTTGAAAATAGACACGTACCGTGCAAGTGGGGCGGGTGGTCAGCACGTCAATACGACAGATTCGGCAGTAAGGATTACTCATACTCCGACGAACGTTGTTGTTACGTGCCAATCAGAGCGTTCACAAATTAAAAACCGTGATCGAGCGATGAAAATGTTAAAAGCAAAGCTCTATCAAAAGAAAATTGAAGAACAACAAGAGCAGCTTGCTGAAATTCGTGGTGAGCAAAAGGAGATCGGCTGGGGAAGTCAAATTCGTTCTTACGTATTCCATCCGTATTCTCTCGTGAAAGATCATCGTACGAATACTGAAGTAGGTAACGTACAAGGTGTGATGGATGGTGAGCTTGATTCATTCATCGATTCGTACCTTCGTTCAAAACTTAACTAA
- the secA gene encoding preprotein translocase subunit SecA, with product MLGMIKKVLDGNKRQITKLEKLAAQIDSLSADMANLTDEQLQSKTAEFKGRYDKGEKLDDMLVEAFAVVREAAKRVLGLYPYKVQLMGGVSLHDGNISEMKTGEGKTLTATMPVYLNALTGKGVHVVTVNEYLASRDAHEMGQLYEFLGLTVGLNLNGMSREEKIEAYAADITYATNNELGFDYLRDNMVLYKEQMVQRPLYYAVIDEVDSILIDEARTPLIISGSAQKSAQLYVQANAFVRTLNKESDFIFDEKSKGVQLTEEGMNKAERAFGIDNLFDITHVSLNHHINQALKAHASMHKDIDYVVQDGEVVIVDPFTGRLMKGRRYSEGLHQAIEAKEGLDIQNESMTLATVTFQNYFRMYEKLSGMTGTAKTEEEEFRNIYNMHVVVIPTNRPIVRDDRADLIYKTIEGKFRAVVEDIAERHQKGQPVLVGTVAIETSEIISKFLKKKGIPHHILNAKNHGKEAQIIEEAGQPGAVTIATNMAGRGTDIKLGEGVKEAGGLSVIGTERHESRRIDNQLRGRSGRQGDPGVTQFYLSMEDELMRRFGSDNMKAMMERLGMDDTQPIQSKMVSRAVESAQKRVEGNNFDARKQLLQYDDVLRQQREIIYKQRSDVLSSENLRDIVEGMIKSTIERSVELHTPKEELPEEWNLKGIIDYTNATMLAEGDVSLDQIKGQEPEEISELIYAKVKERYDEKEQQLAPEQMREFEKVIVLRAVDSKWMDHIDAMDHLRQGIHLRAYGQIDPLREYQMEGFSMFENMVASVEEDVAKYVMKAQIRNNLQRQEVAKGQAVNPKQDGEKQKRKPVKKAVSIGRNDPCYCGSGKKFKQCHGK from the coding sequence ATGCTTGGAATGATAAAGAAAGTACTTGATGGTAATAAACGTCAAATTACTAAATTGGAAAAGCTTGCAGCACAAATTGATTCATTAAGTGCAGATATGGCTAACTTAACGGATGAGCAGTTACAATCAAAAACAGCAGAATTCAAAGGTCGTTATGATAAAGGGGAAAAGCTTGATGATATGCTTGTTGAAGCCTTTGCGGTTGTTCGTGAAGCAGCAAAGCGTGTGTTAGGCTTATATCCATATAAGGTACAATTAATGGGGGGTGTTTCCCTTCATGATGGTAATATTTCTGAGATGAAAACAGGAGAAGGTAAAACATTAACAGCGACAATGCCGGTATACTTAAATGCCTTGACAGGAAAAGGTGTGCACGTTGTAACTGTCAATGAATATTTAGCAAGTCGTGATGCTCATGAGATGGGTCAGCTATATGAATTTTTAGGATTAACAGTCGGTTTGAACTTAAACGGTATGTCTCGTGAGGAAAAAATAGAGGCGTATGCAGCTGATATTACATATGCAACGAACAATGAGCTAGGGTTTGATTATTTACGTGATAATATGGTGCTATACAAAGAACAGATGGTTCAGCGACCGCTGTATTATGCGGTGATTGATGAGGTTGACTCAATTCTTATTGATGAAGCAAGAACACCTCTAATTATATCTGGTTCAGCACAAAAGTCAGCACAATTATATGTACAAGCTAATGCGTTCGTACGTACGCTAAATAAAGAATCAGATTTTATTTTCGATGAAAAATCAAAAGGTGTTCAGCTAACTGAAGAAGGCATGAATAAGGCTGAACGTGCTTTCGGTATTGATAACCTATTTGATATTACACATGTTTCATTAAATCATCATATAAATCAAGCGTTAAAAGCGCATGCTAGTATGCATAAAGACATTGATTATGTTGTTCAAGATGGCGAAGTTGTGATCGTTGATCCTTTTACGGGACGTTTGATGAAAGGCCGTCGATATAGTGAAGGTTTACATCAAGCAATTGAAGCCAAAGAAGGACTTGATATTCAAAATGAAAGCATGACACTGGCAACAGTAACGTTCCAAAACTATTTCCGTATGTATGAAAAGCTTTCGGGTATGACAGGTACGGCAAAAACAGAAGAAGAAGAGTTTAGGAATATATATAACATGCACGTTGTCGTCATCCCAACGAATAGGCCAATCGTACGTGATGATCGTGCCGATCTTATTTATAAAACGATCGAAGGGAAGTTTCGAGCAGTTGTTGAAGATATTGCCGAACGCCATCAAAAAGGGCAGCCTGTACTTGTTGGAACAGTGGCTATTGAAACTTCTGAAATTATATCTAAGTTTTTAAAGAAAAAGGGTATTCCTCATCACATCTTAAATGCGAAAAATCATGGGAAAGAGGCACAGATTATCGAAGAAGCCGGTCAACCTGGTGCGGTAACGATTGCAACGAACATGGCTGGACGTGGTACAGATATTAAACTTGGTGAAGGTGTGAAGGAAGCAGGAGGACTTTCGGTAATTGGTACAGAACGTCATGAAAGTCGCCGAATTGACAATCAATTACGTGGTCGTTCCGGTCGTCAAGGAGATCCAGGGGTGACACAATTTTATTTATCCATGGAAGATGAGCTGATGCGTCGCTTCGGATCGGACAATATGAAAGCGATGATGGAGCGACTAGGCATGGATGATACACAGCCTATTCAAAGTAAAATGGTTTCAAGAGCCGTTGAATCAGCTCAAAAACGTGTTGAAGGAAATAACTTTGATGCTCGTAAGCAGCTTTTACAATATGATGATGTATTACGTCAGCAGCGTGAAATTATATATAAACAAAGATCTGACGTCCTGTCATCAGAAAACCTTCGTGATATCGTTGAAGGTATGATTAAGTCAACGATTGAACGATCTGTTGAATTGCATACTCCGAAGGAAGAGCTTCCAGAAGAGTGGAACCTTAAAGGCATCATTGATTATACAAATGCAACGATGCTTGCTGAAGGTGATGTCTCACTTGACCAAATTAAAGGTCAGGAGCCTGAAGAAATTAGTGAGCTCATCTATGCAAAAGTAAAAGAACGTTATGATGAAAAAGAACAACAATTAGCGCCAGAGCAGATGCGTGAGTTTGAAAAAGTTATCGTTCTGCGTGCGGTTGATAGTAAATGGATGGATCATATTGACGCGATGGATCATCTTCGTCAAGGTATTCATCTTCGAGCTTATGGCCAGATTGATCCATTACGTGAGTATCAAATGGAAGGATTTTCGATGTTTGAAAATATGGTGGCTTCAGTTGAAGAGGACGTTGCTAAGTATGTGATGAAAGCGCAAATTCGAAACAACCTCCAACGTCAAGAAGTCGCAAAAGGACAGGCGGTTAATCCAAAGCAAGACGGAGAAAAGCAAAAGCGCAAACCAGTTAAAAAAGCAGTCTCCATCGGCCGAAATGACCCATGTTATTGCGGAAGTGGGAAGAAATTTAAACAGTGCCACGGCAAATAA
- the raiA gene encoding ribosome-associated translation inhibitor RaiA, which produces MIYNIRGENIEVTPALREYVEKKIGKLERYFDDSSDATVHVNLKVHSDKHSKIEVTIPMSQLLLRAEENHEDMYAAIDLVLDKLERQIRKHKTKVNRKFRDTGTPKYMFTNEPVAIPDEEEDDLKLVRTKRFNLKPMDSEEAILQMNMLGHNFYVFTNSETNRTNVVYLRKDGKYGLIEPN; this is translated from the coding sequence ATGATTTACAACATTCGTGGTGAAAACATTGAAGTAACTCCAGCATTGCGTGAGTATGTTGAGAAAAAGATTGGTAAATTAGAAAGGTATTTCGATGATTCTTCAGATGCCACAGTTCATGTTAATTTAAAAGTTCATAGTGATAAGCATTCTAAAATAGAAGTAACGATTCCAATGTCTCAGCTATTGTTAAGAGCAGAGGAAAATCATGAAGATATGTATGCAGCGATTGACCTTGTGCTAGATAAACTTGAGCGTCAAATTCGCAAGCATAAAACTAAGGTGAACCGTAAGTTCCGAGATACTGGAACTCCTAAATATATGTTTACAAATGAGCCTGTAGCGATTCCTGATGAAGAAGAGGATGACTTAAAGCTTGTACGTACAAAGCGCTTTAACTTAAAGCCGATGGACAGTGAAGAAGCAATCCTGCAAATGAATATGCTCGGTCATAACTTCTACGTATTTACGAACTCAGAGACGAACCGCACAAATGTGGTTTATTTAAGAAAAGATGGCAAATACGGTTTAATTGAACCGAATTAA